From the genome of Amycolatopsis sp. NBC_01488, one region includes:
- a CDS encoding alpha/beta fold hydrolase → MLCFGGSGVPIVLLHGLMGRARTWWRVAEWLRPYGAVYGLDARGHGSAPRVGPWTTERFTDDVAAALRALDAGPAVLVGHSMGGLHAWTTAARYPELVRAVVSEDFAPDQRGRTVETWRGYFESWPVPFKSRDHVREFFGDAGDYFADCVEERADGFHLVADLEDLYVIAAEWGRRDYWDVVAKIRCPLLLVEGEHTAMPPGQQALVAERVPGAKHVVVPGSAHLPHDEAPETYRGAVEAFLSAVLNR, encoded by the coding sequence GTGCTCTGTTTCGGCGGCAGCGGCGTGCCGATCGTTCTGCTCCACGGCCTGATGGGCCGCGCCCGGACGTGGTGGCGCGTCGCGGAGTGGCTCCGGCCCTACGGCGCGGTGTACGGCCTCGACGCCCGCGGCCACGGCAGCGCGCCGCGCGTCGGGCCCTGGACGACCGAGCGGTTCACCGACGACGTCGCCGCCGCGCTGCGGGCCCTGGACGCCGGGCCGGCCGTGCTCGTCGGGCATTCGATGGGCGGCCTGCACGCGTGGACGACCGCCGCGCGCTACCCGGAGCTGGTGCGCGCGGTCGTGTCCGAGGACTTCGCGCCCGACCAGCGCGGCCGGACCGTCGAGACGTGGCGTGGGTACTTCGAGAGCTGGCCGGTGCCGTTCAAGTCACGGGACCACGTCCGCGAGTTCTTCGGCGACGCGGGCGACTACTTTGCCGACTGCGTCGAGGAACGCGCGGACGGCTTCCACCTCGTCGCCGACCTCGAAGACCTGTACGTCATCGCCGCCGAATGGGGCCGGCGGGACTACTGGGACGTCGTCGCCAAGATCCGCTGCCCGCTGCTGCTGGTCGAGGGCGAGCACACGGCGATGCCGCCCGGCCAGCAGGCGCTCGTCGCAGAACGGGTGCCGGGCGCGAAGCACGTGGTGGTCCCGGGTTCGGCCCACCTGCCCCACGACGAAGCCCCGGAGACCTACCGGGGCGCGGTGGAAGCGTTCCTCTCGGCCGTGCTCAACCGGTGA
- a CDS encoding peptidoglycan recognition protein family protein: MVTVDRRTLLKAGVTATAAGALGMTTTGTASAAVPTPTIHPTSEWGARPAAGPIVVENHKPTYIVVHHAVDPPMNDDFSLARAFYVSRYIQNLHMDKNGWIDSGQQFTNSRGGFVTEGRHRSLEILRGGTQHVQGANVGNHNSEVIGIENEGMYSTVDVPQALWDSLVSLVAYIAHQYGITPEFIKGHRDFNTTECPGQVLYNRLPELRTAVGRVLGVSVARSEPEWPLLKPGDTGRQVQLAQQFLRASGFGVPTDGVFGKSTKDAVAALAVQAGLPRDTCTAARATDETGFLGADVWPLIVPSDRSTAAWRADLTRA; the protein is encoded by the coding sequence ATGGTCACTGTTGACCGCCGGACCCTGCTCAAGGCGGGGGTGACCGCGACCGCGGCCGGCGCACTGGGGATGACGACCACGGGGACGGCCTCGGCGGCCGTGCCGACACCGACGATCCACCCGACGTCCGAATGGGGCGCGCGGCCCGCCGCGGGCCCGATCGTGGTGGAGAACCACAAGCCGACCTACATCGTCGTGCACCACGCCGTCGATCCGCCGATGAACGACGACTTCTCGCTGGCGCGCGCGTTCTACGTCTCGCGGTACATCCAGAACCTGCACATGGACAAGAACGGCTGGATCGACAGCGGCCAGCAGTTCACGAACAGCCGCGGCGGGTTCGTCACCGAGGGCAGGCACCGGAGCCTCGAAATCCTGCGCGGCGGCACCCAGCACGTGCAGGGCGCGAACGTGGGCAACCACAACAGCGAGGTCATCGGCATCGAGAACGAAGGCATGTACAGCACGGTGGACGTGCCGCAGGCGCTGTGGGACTCGCTGGTTTCGCTGGTCGCCTACATCGCGCACCAGTACGGCATCACGCCCGAGTTCATCAAGGGCCACCGCGACTTCAACACGACCGAGTGCCCCGGCCAGGTGCTCTACAACCGGCTGCCCGAGCTGCGGACGGCCGTGGGCCGCGTCCTCGGCGTCTCGGTGGCGCGGTCCGAGCCCGAATGGCCGCTGCTGAAGCCGGGTGACACGGGTCGTCAGGTGCAGCTGGCGCAGCAGTTCCTGCGCGCGTCGGGCTTCGGCGTGCCGACCGACGGCGTCTTCGGGAAGTCCACAAAGGACGCTGTGGCCGCGTTGGCCGTCCAGGCCGGGCTGCCGCGCGACACGTGCACCGCGGCGAGGGCGACGGACGAGACCGGTTTCCTCGGCGCGGACGTCTGGCCGCTGATCGTCCCGTCCGACCGCTCCACGGCCGCCTGGCGAGCCGACCTGACCCGCGCGTGA
- a CDS encoding A/G-specific adenine glycosylase, translated as MAVDADVLLDWFSTHGRDLPWREPGCSAWGVLVSEIMLQQTPVARVQPIWHEWMARWPVPSALAASSQGEVVRAWGKLGYPRRALRLHEAAGVIARDHGDVVPSDVDTLLALPGIGAYTARAVAAFAYGRRAPVVDTNVRRVVARAVHGAGDAGPASNTRDMNDVEALLPAGDAPAAKFSAAIMELGALICTARSPRCADCPVYDECAWQLAGRPEYAGPAKPVQKFAGTDRQVRGLLLDVLRGSEGPVEKARLDLVWHDGGQRDRCLDSLLVDGLLEQTSGGLFALPGEH; from the coding sequence GTGGCTGTGGACGCTGACGTACTGCTCGACTGGTTTTCCACGCACGGCCGGGACCTGCCCTGGCGCGAGCCGGGGTGCTCGGCCTGGGGTGTGCTGGTCAGCGAGATCATGCTGCAGCAGACGCCGGTCGCGCGGGTGCAGCCGATCTGGCACGAGTGGATGGCGCGGTGGCCGGTTCCGTCGGCGCTCGCCGCGTCGTCGCAGGGCGAGGTCGTGCGGGCCTGGGGCAAGCTCGGCTACCCGCGGCGCGCGCTTCGGCTCCACGAGGCCGCCGGGGTGATCGCGCGCGACCACGGGGACGTCGTTCCGTCCGATGTGGACACTCTGCTCGCGCTGCCCGGGATCGGCGCGTACACCGCACGCGCCGTCGCGGCGTTCGCCTACGGGCGGCGGGCGCCGGTCGTCGACACGAACGTGCGGCGCGTCGTCGCGCGGGCCGTGCACGGGGCCGGGGACGCCGGGCCCGCGTCGAACACCCGGGACATGAACGACGTCGAGGCGCTGCTGCCCGCCGGCGACGCGCCCGCCGCGAAGTTCTCCGCCGCGATCATGGAACTCGGCGCGCTGATCTGCACCGCACGTTCGCCGAGGTGCGCGGACTGCCCGGTGTACGACGAATGTGCGTGGCAGCTGGCCGGCCGGCCCGAGTACGCCGGCCCGGCCAAGCCGGTGCAGAAGTTCGCCGGCACCGACCGGCAGGTCCGCGGCCTGCTGCTGGATGTCCTGCGCGGCTCCGAAGGCCCGGTGGAGAAGGCGCGCCTCGACCTGGTCTGGCACGACGGCGGCCAGCGCGACCGCTGCCTGGACTCCCTGCTCGTCGACGGCTTGCTGGAGCAGACCAGCGGCGGGCTCTTCGCTCTCCCGGGCGAACACTAA